The following proteins are encoded in a genomic region of Bernardetia sp. MNP-M8:
- a CDS encoding efflux RND transporter permease subunit has protein sequence MSITELSVKRPSLILVLFIILVFFGLQGYQTLTYELLPEINSPVLSISTQYPGASPNEVETAVTKEIENAVSTLENLDVINSFSQESYSVVTVEFKYGTDIDKAMQDAQSKIDAIASTLPDDVKDPSIGKFSLDDLPIMRIGATSDMDEVEFTSLFENKITSDLARIEGVAQVNIVGKEEREINVNVNGDKLNYYNLSLLQVTNAISAANLDFPTGSVKNDEQDIMVRLSGKIKSLPQLRKLVVTTLADGTNVFLEDVAEVYDTKKETSTISRINRKTSLGLEISKQSDGNTVEVSKEVRKRLEELKQQYAGINLDFTIASDSSIFTMEAADAVTHDLVIAIVLVAVIMLLFLHSIRNAIIVMVAIPVSVITTFAVMAVAGFTLNLMTLLALSLVIGILVDDSIVVLENIQMHMEKGKSPWQAALDTWKEIGLSVVSITLVIIVVFLPIGMVTGIVADILRQFSLVVVAATLISLLVSFTLTPYLASRFSKLTHLNNEKWLDKPLIWFERLINGIKSGFESILVYVLKHKIITSIIIFSMVIASFFLVIGGFIGAEFAAESDNGEFIINIELPKDAPIEQTNSVTQKVENYLAQNNEVITVFTTIGKGSGGATSAYLAELNVKLVSSEKREMNSEQYARFIKTELQKTIAGAKFTAEPVGMIGGASAAPIQITLQGTDLNLMLETSEKIQEIVKGVAGTSEVKPTVEGGSPEIAVDIDREKMASLGLSLDVVGATMQNAFTGNTDTRFSEDSYEYDIRVQLDAFERQNQEDIKELTFLNDKGELIKLSQFAEVEQSMGPSRLERKDKIPSLNIESQVVGRPVGTVGADIQAALAKTQIPTGIEVSFGGDLENQSEAFGSLGVALITSLLLVYLIMVALYDSWVQPFVVMFSIPVALIGALLALALTMQNLSIFSILGIIMLVGLVVKNAILIVDFVNQLKKEGMESTQAVIEGTMERFRPILMTTIAMVIAMIPIAIASGAGSEWKNGLAWVLIGGLTSSMILTLLIVPIAYRVADSMAERFEKWKATSSFFSKNKDVQDVELAK, from the coding sequence ATGTCAATTACAGAATTATCCGTTAAAAGACCCTCACTTATTTTGGTGCTTTTTATCATTTTAGTTTTTTTTGGTCTTCAAGGGTATCAAACCCTTACTTATGAACTTTTGCCCGAAATTAATTCACCTGTACTTTCTATTTCTACGCAATATCCAGGAGCTTCTCCTAATGAAGTAGAAACAGCAGTTACTAAAGAAATAGAAAATGCTGTTTCTACATTAGAAAATTTAGATGTCATAAACTCTTTTTCACAAGAAAGTTACTCTGTTGTTACCGTAGAATTCAAATATGGAACAGACATCGATAAAGCGATGCAAGATGCACAATCAAAAATTGATGCCATTGCTTCAACACTTCCTGATGATGTAAAAGACCCAAGTATTGGTAAGTTTTCTTTAGATGATCTTCCTATTATGCGTATTGGTGCAACTTCTGATATGGATGAAGTAGAGTTTACAAGTTTATTTGAAAATAAAATCACATCCGATTTGGCAAGAATTGAAGGTGTGGCTCAAGTAAATATTGTAGGTAAAGAAGAACGAGAAATTAATGTCAATGTAAATGGTGACAAACTCAATTACTATAATCTTTCATTGTTACAGGTTACGAATGCTATTTCGGCTGCCAATCTTGATTTCCCAACAGGAAGTGTAAAAAATGATGAGCAAGATATTATGGTTCGTTTGTCTGGAAAAATTAAAAGTTTGCCTCAACTCAGAAAGTTAGTCGTAACGACACTTGCTGACGGAACAAATGTTTTTTTAGAAGATGTAGCTGAAGTATATGATACTAAAAAAGAAACTTCTACTATTTCAAGAATCAATAGAAAAACATCTTTAGGTCTTGAAATCTCAAAGCAATCTGATGGAAATACAGTAGAGGTAAGTAAAGAAGTTAGAAAAAGATTAGAAGAACTCAAACAACAATATGCAGGTATCAACTTAGATTTTACTATTGCTTCTGACTCTTCTATTTTTACAATGGAAGCTGCCGATGCCGTAACTCACGATTTAGTAATTGCTATTGTCTTAGTTGCCGTAATTATGTTATTGTTTTTACATAGTATTCGAAATGCAATTATTGTAATGGTTGCTATTCCTGTTTCTGTAATTACAACATTTGCTGTGATGGCTGTGGCAGGTTTTACACTCAACCTGATGACTTTATTAGCCCTTTCTTTGGTAATTGGTATTTTGGTAGATGATAGCATTGTAGTTTTGGAAAATATCCAAATGCACATGGAAAAAGGCAAGTCACCTTGGCAAGCAGCTTTAGATACATGGAAAGAAATTGGTTTGTCTGTCGTTTCTATTACGCTTGTGATTATTGTTGTTTTCTTACCAATTGGTATGGTTACAGGAATTGTAGCCGATATTTTAAGACAATTCTCATTGGTGGTAGTAGCAGCTACTTTAATCAGTTTACTTGTTTCTTTTACACTTACACCTTATTTGGCTTCTCGTTTTTCCAAACTTACTCACTTGAATAATGAAAAATGGTTAGACAAGCCTCTAATTTGGTTTGAACGCTTAATAAATGGTATCAAATCAGGTTTTGAATCTATTTTAGTGTATGTTTTGAAACATAAAATAATTACGTCTATTATAATTTTCTCAATGGTTATTGCTTCTTTCTTCTTGGTAATAGGTGGATTTATAGGAGCTGAATTTGCAGCCGAATCAGATAATGGAGAATTTATTATCAATATAGAACTTCCTAAAGATGCACCTATCGAACAAACTAATAGTGTTACTCAAAAAGTAGAAAATTATTTAGCTCAAAATAACGAAGTAATTACTGTATTTACAACCATAGGAAAAGGAAGTGGAGGAGCTACAAGTGCATATTTGGCAGAACTAAACGTGAAATTAGTTTCATCAGAAAAGCGAGAAATGAATTCTGAACAGTATGCTCGTTTTATTAAAACTGAATTACAAAAAACTATTGCTGGTGCAAAATTTACAGCAGAACCTGTCGGAATGATTGGAGGAGCAAGTGCAGCACCAATTCAAATCACATTACAAGGAACAGACCTTAATTTGATGTTGGAGACGAGTGAAAAAATACAAGAGATCGTAAAAGGTGTAGCTGGAACTTCTGAAGTAAAACCAACGGTAGAAGGTGGTAGCCCTGAAATAGCTGTAGACATAGACCGTGAAAAAATGGCTTCTTTAGGTTTGTCATTGGATGTAGTGGGCGCAACTATGCAAAATGCGTTTACAGGAAATACAGATACTCGTTTTAGTGAAGATAGTTATGAATATGACATTCGTGTTCAATTAGATGCTTTCGAACGTCAAAACCAAGAAGATATTAAAGAGCTTACTTTTTTAAATGACAAAGGCGAGCTAATCAAATTATCTCAATTTGCAGAAGTAGAGCAGAGTATGGGACCTTCTCGTTTAGAAAGAAAAGACAAAATTCCTTCACTCAATATCGAATCACAAGTAGTTGGAAGACCTGTCGGAACAGTAGGAGCAGATATTCAAGCTGCTCTTGCAAAAACTCAAATTCCTACTGGTATTGAAGTGAGTTTTGGAGGAGATTTGGAAAATCAGTCTGAGGCATTTGGTTCATTAGGGGTTGCCTTGATTACATCACTTTTACTTGTTTATCTGATTATGGTTGCTCTTTATGATAGTTGGGTTCAGCCATTTGTAGTTATGTTTTCTATTCCTGTGGCTCTCATTGGCGCACTACTCGCTTTGGCTTTAACAATGCAAAACCTCAGTATATTCTCTATTTTGGGAATAATTATGTTGGTAGGTTTGGTTGTGAAAAATGCCATTCTGATTGTCGATTTTGTAAACCAACTTAAAAAAGAAGGAATGGAAAGTACACAGGCTGTCATAGAAGGAACAATGGAACGTTTCAGACCAATTTTGATGACAACAATTGCGATGGTAATTGCCATGATTCCTATTGCCATAGCAAGTGGAGCAGGTTCAGAATGGAAAAACGGACTTGCTTGGGTACTTATTGGAGGTTTGACTAGCTCTATGATTCTTACACTTTTAATTGTCCCTATTGCCTACCGAGTAGCTGATAGTATGGCAGAACGTTTTGAGAAATGGAAAGCAACAAGCAGTTTTTTCTCAAAAAATAAAGATGTACAAGATGTAGAACTGGCAAAATAA
- a CDS encoding efflux RND transporter periplasmic adaptor subunit, whose protein sequence is MKKYTTPIIALSLVIAVAVWMFLTLKSNKETIDANAAVQEDVITNIPVRVDKVEQISFDKNINFTGTFEARKELEIIAEAQGRITQLAIREGQQVSKNQLVAKIDDTNILAQLTSVRAVVAKAKKDVERYERLTEAGAISQQQYEEVKLNYQNAQANVTAIEQQLKYSMARSPMAGIIKEVKVEEGSFASAGTLIATVVDIEKLKMIVKVGEKEIVKIKNGQSVEITTDVYPDNIFKGTVTLISVQADAGRKYEVEIELPNPNKTPLRPGMYGNVAIDAQNKNNTQNQSGLFVARKAVVGSVQSPKIYVVNTVNGQNQVSYKTVKIGKTVGDKVEIIEGLKMGETVVISGQINLSDGKTITIMNQDENKNSNLSETTKTPESL, encoded by the coding sequence ATGAAAAAGTACACAACTCCTATTATTGCCCTCTCTTTAGTTATTGCCGTTGCTGTTTGGATGTTTTTAACCCTAAAGTCCAACAAAGAAACTATTGATGCAAATGCAGCCGTTCAAGAAGATGTCATTACTAACATTCCTGTTCGTGTTGATAAAGTAGAACAAATTTCTTTCGATAAAAACATCAATTTCACAGGAACTTTTGAAGCTAGGAAAGAACTAGAAATTATTGCAGAAGCACAAGGACGCATTACACAATTAGCCATCAGAGAAGGTCAGCAAGTAAGTAAAAATCAACTTGTTGCCAAAATTGATGATACAAATATTCTTGCTCAATTAACTTCTGTTCGTGCAGTAGTAGCAAAAGCTAAGAAAGATGTAGAGCGTTATGAAAGGCTAACAGAAGCAGGTGCTATTAGCCAACAACAATATGAAGAAGTTAAATTAAACTATCAAAATGCTCAAGCAAATGTTACAGCAATTGAACAACAATTAAAATATTCTATGGCTCGTTCGCCTATGGCAGGAATTATAAAAGAGGTAAAAGTAGAAGAAGGAAGTTTTGCCTCAGCAGGAACTCTAATTGCTACTGTTGTAGATATAGAAAAACTCAAAATGATTGTAAAAGTAGGTGAAAAAGAAATTGTCAAAATCAAAAATGGACAATCGGTAGAAATAACTACAGATGTTTATCCTGACAATATCTTTAAAGGCACAGTAACACTTATTAGTGTACAAGCAGATGCAGGTAGAAAATATGAAGTAGAAATCGAACTTCCAAACCCTAACAAAACACCTTTACGTCCTGGAATGTATGGAAATGTAGCCATAGATGCTCAAAACAAAAATAATACACAAAATCAATCAGGACTTTTTGTAGCTCGTAAAGCAGTGGTGGGAAGTGTACAATCTCCAAAAATATATGTAGTAAATACTGTCAATGGACAAAATCAAGTAAGCTACAAAACAGTAAAAATAGGAAAAACAGTAGGTGATAAAGTAGAAATAATAGAAGGATTAAAAATGGGGGAAACGGTTGTGATAAGTGGACAAATCAATCTTAGTGATGGAAAAACAATCACTATTATGAATCAAGATGAAAATAAAAATTCCAACTTATCAGAAACTACAAAAACACCTGAATCTTTATAA
- a CDS encoding TolC family protein — translation MKKNLLSSLFYFLLFFSISSQNAFSQSNEVSSTQAILDKPMSLQECLKFAVENNPNLKSVKLGERSVDAQIKEVKTEGMPKIVGSGSYNYNFALAQQLLPGEMFGQPGTTIPVKFGVANTVSGNIELQQLLFSKSYFTGIKAAQTTKELSKLNTFKTTEDLVYNVAQIYMQLEITEKQKGVLKANIDRIDQLIKIAEVQLEEGLIKKIDLTQLKVNRINLLSEQQSTEIGKIQQLNLLKMYMGVPPQTDLLLETQDSTKEENGYLLMEELSLNQNSDLKLLNKQLEIKALELENVNAGYFPSLSTFVRYGWQGQTDRLFSNDEQYKIQGSKVGIVGVSLNVPIFDSFQKKHKAEQVRVAQNQLSFDRQNLINSIQMEFDNATQTLKQNRTLIETQKENMNLAEELYDVTRLSYQEGIAPLTELLDAETSLKEAQTQYLTSLLQLNLAELDYMKSSGQLAELIQNASTSSNE, via the coding sequence ATGAAAAAAAATCTTTTATCCTCGCTATTTTACTTTCTTTTATTCTTTTCTATTTCTAGTCAGAACGCCTTTTCTCAATCTAATGAAGTCAGTTCTACACAAGCAATTTTAGATAAGCCAATGAGTTTACAAGAATGTTTAAAGTTTGCTGTAGAAAATAATCCAAATTTAAAAAGTGTAAAACTAGGTGAACGTTCAGTCGATGCACAAATCAAAGAAGTAAAAACAGAAGGAATGCCTAAAATTGTTGGCTCAGGGTCTTATAATTATAATTTTGCTCTAGCTCAACAGCTTTTACCTGGTGAAATGTTTGGACAACCAGGAACAACTATTCCTGTCAAATTTGGTGTAGCCAATACGGTAAGTGGAAATATTGAACTGCAACAACTTCTTTTTAGCAAATCTTATTTTACAGGTATAAAAGCAGCACAAACAACTAAAGAACTTAGTAAATTAAATACCTTCAAAACGACAGAAGATTTGGTTTATAATGTAGCTCAAATCTATATGCAACTTGAAATTACTGAAAAACAAAAAGGAGTTTTGAAAGCAAATATTGATAGAATAGACCAGCTTATCAAAATTGCAGAAGTACAATTGGAAGAAGGTCTTATCAAAAAAATTGACCTTACACAGCTAAAAGTAAATCGCATAAATCTTTTAAGTGAGCAACAAAGCACTGAGATTGGAAAAATTCAACAACTCAATCTTTTGAAAATGTATATGGGTGTTCCTCCTCAAACTGACCTTTTACTAGAAACACAAGACAGTACAAAAGAAGAGAATGGTTATTTATTAATGGAAGAGCTTTCTCTCAATCAGAATTCAGATCTAAAATTACTCAACAAACAGCTAGAAATTAAAGCCTTAGAATTAGAGAATGTAAATGCAGGTTATTTTCCTTCTCTTTCTACTTTTGTTCGCTATGGATGGCAAGGACAAACTGACCGATTATTTTCTAATGATGAACAATATAAAATACAAGGTTCGAAGGTAGGAATTGTAGGAGTTAGTTTGAACGTTCCCATTTTTGATAGCTTTCAAAAGAAACATAAGGCTGAACAAGTACGAGTAGCACAAAATCAACTCAGTTTTGATAGACAAAATTTAATCAATTCTATCCAAATGGAATTTGATAATGCCACTCAAACACTCAAACAAAACAGAACACTCATAGAAACACAAAAGGAAAATATGAATCTTGCCGAAGAACTCTATGATGTTACACGCCTATCCTATCAGGAAGGAATAGCTCCTCTGACAGAACTTTTAGATGCCGAAACAAGCCTTAAAGAAGCACAAACTCAATATTTAACTTCTTTGTTACAACTCAATTTGGCAGAATTAGACTATATGAAATCTAGTGGACAGCTCGCTGAATTAATCCAAAATGCAAGTACAAGTAGTAATGAATAA
- a CDS encoding SDR family oxidoreductase → MENNKLTSKRILITGGAGFIGSNLCEKFLAQDNKVVCLDDFSMGRRENIAHLLENPNFTLIEGDIRNLEDCKKAVADVELILHQAALGSVPRSIADPITSNDVNISGFVNVLVAAKEAGIKRVVYAASSSTYGDHKALPKVEENIGRPLSPYAVTKYVNELYANVFSDLYGLEIIGLRYFNVFGRKQRPDGAYAAVIPKFIGLLMEHKQPTIFGEGDFSRDFTYIENVLQANELAATTTNPDAINQVYNVAFGERTTVKEMFELMRSLLSKYDSEIANIEAIYGDNRQGDIPHSLASIEKAQKLLGYSPQYSFKKGLTEAIDWYWEDIKN, encoded by the coding sequence TTGGAAAATAACAAACTTACATCAAAACGCATTCTCATTACAGGAGGAGCAGGTTTTATTGGCTCAAATCTCTGTGAAAAATTTCTAGCTCAAGATAATAAAGTCGTTTGTTTAGACGATTTTTCAATGGGAAGAAGAGAAAACATCGCTCATCTTTTAGAAAATCCTAATTTCACACTCATTGAAGGCGATATTCGAAACTTAGAAGACTGTAAAAAAGCTGTTGCTGATGTAGAACTGATTTTACACCAAGCTGCTTTAGGCTCTGTTCCTCGTTCTATTGCTGACCCAATTACTTCAAACGATGTAAATATTTCAGGTTTTGTAAATGTTTTGGTTGCTGCAAAAGAAGCAGGAATAAAACGTGTTGTTTATGCAGCCAGTTCTTCTACTTATGGCGACCATAAAGCACTTCCAAAAGTAGAGGAAAACATTGGTCGTCCACTTTCGCCTTATGCAGTTACAAAATATGTAAATGAACTCTATGCAAATGTCTTTTCAGATTTGTATGGTTTAGAGATTATCGGACTGCGTTATTTTAATGTTTTTGGTAGAAAACAGCGTCCTGATGGTGCGTATGCAGCCGTTATTCCTAAGTTTATTGGACTTTTAATGGAACATAAGCAGCCAACTATCTTTGGGGAAGGTGATTTTTCAAGAGATTTTACCTATATAGAAAATGTTTTACAAGCCAATGAGTTAGCTGCCACAACAACAAATCCAGATGCTATAAATCAAGTCTATAATGTAGCTTTTGGAGAACGAACAACAGTAAAAGAGATGTTCGAACTAATGCGTTCGTTACTCAGTAAATATGATTCTGAAATTGCAAATATAGAAGCAATTTATGGAGATAATCGTCAAGGTGATATTCCTCATTCGTTGGCTTCTATCGAAAAAGCTCAAAAACTACTTGGTTATTCTCCTCAATATTCCTTCAAAAAAGGACTTACAGAAGCGATTGATTGGTATTGGGAAGATATAAAAAATTAA
- a CDS encoding GAF domain-containing protein, with protein MAETLTISKAATKAEKYQELIPQIKALTSVESDLTANLANIAAALKYGMDFFWVGFYRVETNNSTDFEKQTLILAPFQGPLACTRIKYGKGVCGKSWKDKATILVEDVEKFEGHIACSTDSKSEIVVPAFGKDGNVALILDVDSDKVNDFDETDQKYLEELMKVVEGLLYS; from the coding sequence ATGGCAGAAACATTAACTATCTCAAAAGCGGCTACCAAAGCTGAAAAATACCAAGAACTTATTCCTCAAATCAAAGCTCTTACTTCTGTTGAAAGTGACCTTACGGCAAATCTTGCCAACATTGCAGCAGCTTTAAAATATGGAATGGACTTTTTTTGGGTTGGATTCTATCGTGTAGAAACAAATAATTCTACTGACTTTGAAAAACAAACTCTCATTCTTGCACCTTTCCAAGGTCCTTTGGCGTGTACTCGCATAAAATATGGAAAAGGAGTTTGTGGAAAATCTTGGAAAGATAAAGCGACAATTTTGGTAGAAGATGTAGAAAAATTTGAAGGACATATTGCGTGTAGTACCGATTCAAAATCTGAAATTGTCGTTCCTGCTTTTGGAAAAGATGGAAATGTAGCTCTCATCTTGGATGTAGATAGCGATAAAGTGAATGATTTTGATGAAACAGACCAAAAATACTTAGAAGAATTGATGAAAGTCGTTGAAGGTTTGCTTTACTCCTAA
- a CDS encoding M1 family metallopeptidase: MTKLFSTLLFLFYFYFTSFVVAQIRTFSGNESNAEHQEKIGRLTSLRSCFDVTYYDIEIEPNPKKKTVRGKVKIDFELLEESQFIQLELYKNLEIDSILFLNQEHSQSLKYDRDKCFFVVDFGKKISKGSYSISIYYQGKSHIGIDYYSEGIFFKKTKGRKPWIGVSCEATGAHIWFPCKDHPSDEADSVRVSVITSSDLQAIANGNLEHFEVLNEEKVNYHWLTKYPTNTYGISFYIGNYKFILERFRHEKDGKSEIIDFLFYPLEEDYEEVNSQKDFMLAAFTFFDSLLGDYPFKKEKVGFVQSPYNETEHQTCIAIGNHWSNQNDRFWRNAKQDWNSTIVHQLAHEWFGNAVTAADMSDLWLHEGFATYMELLFIERLLGKNSYDLLILGYDNGYHKGQSLIGKRDAHTNMTINGFVSHRGLLVLHKIREKLSDDALFFQVLRDFYQQNKYKTVLTEDLIELINTTTKTDYTTFLNGLIYEGK; this comes from the coding sequence ATGACAAAACTATTTTCAACACTCCTTTTTCTATTTTACTTCTATTTTACTTCTTTTGTTGTTGCTCAAATAAGAACTTTTAGTGGTAATGAGTCTAATGCAGAACATCAAGAAAAAATAGGCAGATTAACATCTTTAAGAAGTTGTTTTGATGTTACTTATTACGATATCGAAATCGAACCTAACCCAAAGAAAAAAACAGTTCGTGGAAAAGTAAAAATTGATTTTGAATTACTAGAAGAAAGTCAATTTATACAATTAGAATTATATAAAAATTTAGAAATTGACAGCATTCTATTTCTAAACCAAGAACATTCTCAATCATTAAAATACGACAGAGATAAATGTTTTTTTGTAGTAGATTTTGGCAAAAAAATTTCTAAAGGTTCTTATTCTATCTCTATTTATTATCAGGGTAAATCTCATATTGGAATAGATTATTATTCAGAAGGAATATTTTTCAAGAAAACAAAAGGTAGAAAACCTTGGATAGGAGTTTCTTGTGAAGCAACAGGCGCACATATTTGGTTTCCTTGCAAAGATCATCCTTCTGATGAAGCTGATTCAGTTAGAGTTTCTGTAATTACATCTTCTGATTTACAAGCTATTGCAAACGGAAATTTAGAGCATTTTGAAGTTTTAAATGAAGAAAAGGTTAATTATCATTGGCTTACTAAGTACCCAACTAATACGTATGGGATTTCATTTTATATAGGAAATTATAAATTTATTTTAGAAAGGTTTAGACATGAAAAAGATGGAAAAAGTGAAATAATAGACTTTCTTTTTTATCCGTTAGAAGAAGATTATGAGGAAGTAAATTCACAAAAAGATTTTATGTTAGCTGCTTTTACTTTTTTTGATAGTTTATTGGGAGACTATCCATTTAAAAAAGAGAAAGTAGGCTTTGTTCAATCTCCTTACAATGAAACTGAACATCAAACTTGTATCGCTATTGGAAATCATTGGAGCAACCAAAATGATAGATTTTGGAGAAATGCAAAACAAGATTGGAATAGTACAATTGTACATCAACTAGCTCATGAGTGGTTTGGCAATGCTGTTACAGCTGCAGACATGTCAGATTTATGGTTACACGAAGGTTTTGCTACCTATATGGAACTTCTTTTTATAGAGAGATTATTAGGGAAAAATAGTTACGATTTGCTCATTTTAGGATATGATAATGGTTATCATAAGGGACAATCTTTAATAGGTAAACGAGATGCACACACAAATATGACTATAAATGGTTTTGTTTCTCATCGTGGTTTACTCGTCTTACATAAAATAAGAGAAAAATTAAGTGATGATGCCTTATTTTTTCAAGTTTTAAGAGATTTTTATCAACAAAATAAATACAAAACCGTACTGACAGAAGACCTCATTGAGCTTATAAACACAACTACAAAAACAGATTACACAACTTTTTTGAATGGATTGATTTATGAAGGAAAGTAA
- the serA gene encoding phosphoglycerate dehydrogenase, with translation MNPTKDTTEKQKYFIIDFDSTFTKVEAMDELCQIALQNHPEKKERLSQIQSLTDQAMDGNLSFRESLHKRIAILEANKSHLPELIEKLSEKVSESFKRNQNFFDTHKDTILIVSSGFKDFIVPIVTKFGIKSENIYANEFEFDEDGKIKGFDASNVLSEDNGKVKLLRELNLQGDIYVIGDGYTDYEIKEAGLANEFYAFTENIKREKVISKADHEAQNLDEFLYVNKLARNISYPKNRIKVLLLENIHTSAKEMMEKEGYQVELLSSALNEDELIEKIKGVSILGIRSKTNLTSKVIEHADRLLAVGAFCIGTNQIDLEACQDRGIVVFNAPYSNTRSVVELAIGEMIMLMRGVPKSVMEMHTGKWNKSANNSFEIRGKKLGIIGYGNIGSQLSVVAEALGMKVYFYDIVDKLALGNATMCSSLEELLSIADVISLHVDGRAENSNIIGKEQFDLMKEGVVFMNLARGQVVDIPALVENLKSGKILGAGVDVYPEEPKNNQEEFVSELRQIPNVILTPHVGGSTVEAQENIALFVPTKMMDYINAGNTFSSVNFPELQLPKLQNAHRLMHIHSNVPGILAKINQIFAKNEVNIVGQYLKTNEKIGYVITDVNQKYNEKVIEELKNIEDTIRFRILY, from the coding sequence ATGAATCCTACAAAAGACACTACAGAAAAGCAAAAATATTTTATCATAGATTTTGATAGCACTTTTACAAAAGTAGAAGCCATGGACGAACTCTGTCAAATAGCTTTGCAAAATCACCCAGAAAAAAAAGAGCGTCTTTCTCAAATCCAGTCTTTGACTGATCAAGCCATGGACGGAAATCTTTCTTTTAGAGAATCTTTACATAAAAGAATTGCGATTTTGGAAGCAAATAAAAGTCATTTGCCAGAACTTATCGAAAAACTAAGCGAAAAAGTATCTGAATCTTTCAAGAGAAATCAGAATTTTTTCGATACTCATAAAGATACAATTCTGATTGTTTCTAGTGGTTTTAAAGATTTTATTGTTCCAATTGTTACCAAGTTTGGTATAAAATCAGAAAATATTTATGCTAACGAGTTTGAGTTTGATGAAGATGGAAAAATAAAAGGTTTTGATGCAAGCAATGTTTTGTCAGAAGATAATGGAAAAGTAAAGTTACTAAGAGAGCTAAATCTTCAAGGTGATATTTATGTGATTGGCGATGGTTATACCGATTATGAAATCAAAGAAGCAGGACTAGCAAACGAATTTTATGCTTTTACAGAAAATATAAAACGTGAAAAAGTAATTAGTAAAGCCGACCACGAAGCGCAAAATCTTGATGAATTTTTATATGTAAACAAACTAGCTCGTAATATCTCGTATCCAAAAAATAGAATCAAGGTTTTACTTTTGGAAAATATCCATACTTCAGCAAAAGAAATGATGGAAAAAGAAGGCTATCAAGTAGAATTACTTTCAAGCGCACTCAACGAAGATGAATTAATCGAAAAAATTAAAGGGGTGTCTATTTTAGGTATTCGTTCTAAAACTAATCTGACTTCCAAAGTTATAGAGCATGCTGACCGACTTTTAGCTGTCGGAGCATTTTGTATTGGAACAAATCAAATTGACTTAGAAGCCTGTCAGGACAGAGGAATTGTAGTTTTTAATGCGCCTTATAGTAATACTAGAAGTGTGGTCGAACTTGCAATTGGAGAAATGATTATGCTTATGCGTGGTGTTCCGAAAAGTGTCATGGAAATGCACACAGGAAAATGGAATAAATCGGCAAATAATAGTTTCGAAATTAGAGGAAAAAAACTAGGTATTATTGGTTATGGAAATATTGGTTCACAACTTTCTGTTGTGGCTGAAGCCTTGGGAATGAAAGTCTATTTTTATGATATTGTGGATAAATTGGCGTTGGGAAATGCGACAATGTGTAGCTCTTTAGAAGAACTTTTGAGTATTGCTGATGTCATTTCTTTGCATGTAGATGGACGTGCCGAAAACTCAAATATTATTGGAAAAGAACAGTTTGATTTGATGAAAGAGGGTGTTGTGTTTATGAATTTGGCTCGTGGACAAGTTGTCGATATCCCTGCTTTGGTAGAAAATCTAAAGAGTGGAAAAATTTTGGGTGCAGGTGTTGATGTTTATCCAGAAGAACCTAAAAACAATCAAGAAGAATTTGTTTCAGAATTGCGTCAAATTCCAAATGTAATTCTTACGCCACACGTAGGAGGAAGTACAGTAGAGGCACAAGAAAATATTGCACTTTTTGTTCCTACTAAAATGATGGATTATATCAATGCAGGAAATACTTTTTCTAGTGTTAATTTTCCAGAGTTACAGCTTCCAAAACTTCAAAATGCTCATCGTTTGATGCACATTCATAGCAACGTACCTGGAATTTTGGCTAAAATAAATCAAA